One genomic region from Chloroflexota bacterium encodes:
- a CDS encoding MogA/MoaB family molybdenum cofactor biosynthesis protein: MLAGILVISDRGWRGERLDKSGQVAHKIVSKLVIDIAKYEVVPDEVETISAKLKEWSDEVGLDLILTSGGTGLSPRDVTPEATLAVIDKVIPGLAEAMRMDTMNRKPEAILSRAVAGSRGKCLIVNLPGSPKAVKECLEVIMPVLPHAMEILGGKISECGHG, from the coding sequence ATGTTAGCTGGTATACTTGTCATCAGTGATAGAGGGTGGCGTGGTGAACGACTCGACAAAAGCGGGCAAGTTGCTCACAAAATTGTCAGTAAGCTTGTTATTGACATTGCCAAATATGAGGTTGTGCCTGATGAGGTGGAGACAATTTCAGCGAAGCTTAAAGAGTGGTCTGATGAGGTTGGGCTTGACCTTATCTTGACTAGTGGTGGGACTGGGTTATCTCCCAGAGATGTCACACCGGAGGCCACACTAGCGGTGATCGACAAAGTTATTCCTGGTTTGGCTGAGGCTATGAGAATGGATACGATGAACAGAAAACCTGAGGCGATACTTAGTCGAGCTGTCGCAGGTAGTCGTGGTAAGTGTCTGATTGTTAATCTTCCAGGTAGTCCCAAGGCAGTGAAAGAATGCCTTGAGGTTATCATGCCTGTTCTGCCTCACGCCATGGAGATTCTTGGTGGCAAAATATCTGAATGTGGCCATGGTTAG
- the trmD gene encoding tRNA (guanosine(37)-N1)-methyltransferase TrmD — MRIDILTLFPQMFDGLLSCSIIERARERGLVDIRLHDIRAYTHDKHHVVDDYPYGGGAGMVLKPEPIFEAVEVIKKELGLSSVPTILLSPQGRLFNQEIARELADYQHLVLICGRYEGVDERVAEHLASNEISIGDYLLSGGEVAAMAVMDCVVRLLPGVLGSEASLAEDSHVGGLLEYPQYTRPAVYRGWAAPSVLLSGDHGEIARWRRQQSLLRTAKRRPDLIEKAVLSREDKILLSESFEIKS, encoded by the coding sequence ATGCGTATTGATATCTTAACATTGTTTCCCCAAATGTTTGATGGTTTGCTGAGTTGCAGCATTATTGAAAGAGCCAGAGAGCGTGGTCTGGTTGATATCAGGCTTCATGATATCCGTGCCTATACACATGACAAACATCATGTTGTGGATGATTATCCCTATGGTGGTGGAGCTGGGATGGTGCTCAAGCCAGAGCCTATTTTTGAAGCGGTGGAGGTCATCAAGAAGGAACTCGGATTGTCATCCGTGCCGACTATTTTACTCAGTCCACAAGGTAGGCTTTTCAATCAGGAGATTGCTCGGGAATTAGCTGATTATCAGCATCTCGTTCTTATCTGTGGCCGTTATGAGGGGGTTGATGAGAGAGTGGCCGAGCATTTAGCCAGTAACGAGATCAGCATTGGGGACTATTTGCTTAGTGGTGGTGAAGTAGCAGCTATGGCGGTGATGGACTGTGTAGTCAGGTTGTTGCCTGGAGTGCTTGGCTCTGAGGCATCTTTAGCGGAGGATTCGCATGTTGGAGGTCTGTTGGAATATCCCCAGTATACTCGTCCGGCGGTATATCGTGGCTGGGCAGCGCCGTCAGTCTTGCTCTCTGGAGATCATGGTGAAATTGCTCGATGGCGACGGCAGCAAAGCCTACTTCGGACTGCAAAGCGGCGTCCGGACCTTATAGAAAAGGCGGTGCTTTCCCGGGAAGATAAGATTCTTCTCAGTGAATCCTTTGAAATCAAGTCGTAG
- a CDS encoding 50S ribosomal protein L19, with product MKANPISKIKVNPNIPQLSPGDTVRVSFKVKEASRERVQTLLGLVVRVRTGAGGGNFTVRRVTYGVGVEHTFPFASPFLEKVEVVRHGKVRRAKLYYIRRLSAREARLKERREKMEEKAAVIGAVGDEGEVIEIAAEEGVVGEPAVEEVAVEKTEEAE from the coding sequence ATGAAAGCCAACCCGATCAGCAAAATTAAGGTAAATCCTAATATACCTCAACTCAGCCCCGGTGATACAGTGAGGGTTAGTTTTAAGGTTAAGGAAGCTAGTAGGGAGCGTGTTCAGACCTTACTTGGACTGGTGGTGCGGGTTAGAACGGGGGCTGGTGGTGGCAACTTCACGGTCAGGCGAGTCACTTACGGAGTTGGTGTGGAACACACCTTTCCTTTTGCCTCTCCGTTTTTGGAGAAAGTTGAGGTGGTGCGACACGGCAAAGTCCGGCGTGCAAAACTTTATTACATACGCCGACTGAGTGCTAGAGAGGCGCGTCTCAAGGAAAGGCGGGAGAAGATGGAGGAAAAAGCTGCTGTTATTGGGGCTGTGGGTGATGAGGGCGAAGTTATAGAGATTGCGGCTGAGGAGGGTGTGGTTGGGGAACCTGCAGTCGAGGAAGTTGCAGTTGAAAAAACTGAAGAAGCGGAATGA